A region of the Serinicoccus profundi genome:
CCGGACGCAGAGCCGGACCCGGCTCCACGTCGCTGGAAATCACCAGCCATCGAAAGGTCCTCTTTCCTCGTTCTCGCAGGTCCGAATCAGAGCGCCAGGCCGCCCTCGCGGGCGCCCTCCGCGATCGCGGCCACGCGGCCGGCGTAACGGTTGCCGCCACGGTCGAAGACCGCTGCGTCGACGCCCGCAGCCTTCGCGCGCTCGGCGAGCAGCTCGCCGACCCGCTTGGCCTTGGCCGTCTTGTCGCCGTCCAGGGCGCGGAGGTCCGCCTCCATGGTCGACGCGGACGCCAGGGTGGCGCTCTTGGTGTCGTCCACGAGCTGGACGAAGACGTGACGCGAGGACCGGTTGACGACGATGCGCGGACGCTCGGCGGTCCCGGTGACCTTCTTGCGCAGCCGCACGTGACGACGGCCCCGTGCTGCGGTCTTGCTCTTGGCGCGCTTGACGATCTGTGCCATGGCTTACTTACCAGCCTTTCCCGACCTTGCGGCGGATGCGCTCACCCTCGTAGCGCACGCCCTTGCCCTTGTACGGGTCGGGCTTGCGCAACTTGCGGATGTTCGCGGCAACCTCGCCGACCTGCTGCTTGTCGATACCCGTGACCGAGAACCGCGTGGGGTTCTCGACCTGGAAGGTGATGCCCTCCGGGGCCTTGATCAGGATGGAGTGGCTGTAGCCGAGCGCGAACTCGAGGTCGCTGCCCTTGGCCACCACTCGGTAACCGGTGCCGTGGATCTCCAGCTTCTTGGTGTAACCGTTGGTCACACCCCTCGACCATGTTGGCGATGAGGCTGCGGGTGAGGCCGTGACGCGAACGCGAGTCGCGCTCATCGTCCGGTCGGGTCACCTCGATGCTGCCGTCGTCGCCCGTGGCCACGGAGATCGGCTCGACGACGTCGAGCGCGAGCTGGCCCTTGGGGCCCTTGACGGTGACGGTCGAGCCGTTGATGGCCACGTCCACACCGGAGGGGACGGTGACGGGGAGTCGTCCGATACGAGACATATTTGTGAGCTCCTTACCTTCTGCTCCGGGTCACCAGACGTAGGCGAGCACTTCGCCGCCGACGCCCTTCTCGGCCGCCTGACGGTCGGTGAGCAGGCCGGAGGACGTCGAGATGATCGCCACACCCAGGCCGCCCAGCACGCGCGGGAGGTTGGTGGACTTCGCGTAGACACGCAGGCCCGGCTTGGAGACGCGGCGCACGCCGGCGATGGAGCGCTCCCGGTTGGGGCCGTACTTGAGGTCGATGATCAGCGTGGTCCCCACCTCGGCATCCGCAGAGGACCAGGAGGCGATGTAGCCCTCGGCCTTGAGGATGTCGGCGATGGTCGCCTTCAGCTTGGAGTACGGCATGGAGACCTGGTCCTTGTG
Encoded here:
- the rpsH gene encoding 30S ribosomal protein S8, which produces MTMTDPIADMLTRIRNANSAHKDQVSMPYSKLKATIADILKAEGYIASWSSADAEVGTTLIIDLKYGPNRERSIAGVRRVSKPGLRVYAKSTNLPRVLGGLGVAIISTSSGLLTDRQAAEKGVGGEVLAYVW
- the rplR gene encoding 50S ribosomal protein L18, whose translation is MAQIVKRAKSKTAARGRRHVRLRKKVTGTAERPRIVVNRSSRHVFVQLVDDTKSATLASASTMEADLRALDGDKTAKAKRVGELLAERAKAAGVDAAVFDRGGNRYAGRVAAIAEGAREGGLAL